A section of the Mergibacter septicus genome encodes:
- the glnD gene encoding bifunctional uridylyltransferase/uridylyl-removing protein GlnD, translated as MKQKTSIFLADHPLSVQQVKQIFQNLKQTELAEFQTTDIYQLLARRTQYYDHLLNHLWYQFNLNESSASLIVVGGYGRQEMFPLSDIDFLILCEQEPDPKLQKKIENFVHFLWDCHFEIGCSVRTIAQCVSEGKTDITIATNLLEARFLNGNLTLFDTLVQTVRQDDFWDKTAFVQAKLAEKEQRYQRYHNTAYNLEPDLKYSPGGLRDLHLFSWIALRCFNLQNFAQLLSAKIIYPEEYQALERCQRFLFRIRFALHLLLKRYDNRLLFDRQLAISELLGYTTVTTEQNRAVELMMKEYFRHTQAVIQLSEVLILYYQEHFLTQHNHEIPQNIDQHFELINEGISIKQKDLFEKKPEIILDLFSHLITFPNAYIHSSTLRALRLALLKQQQFLVDIPLAREKFIALFSKPNVITRAIVPMHRYGVLEAYLPQWKNIVGLMQFDLFHEYSVDEHTIRLLLKLEKFVEAENAEIHPLCHRVYPSLPNKNLLLLAALFHDIAKGQGGNHSENGAIAVYDFALLHGFSEGEAKLMAWLVLDHLLMSTIAQRRDIHDPMVVQRFASMVRTQQRLDYLVCLTVADICATNAKLWNSWKRSLITTLYKYTTQQLAQGINIPLDNRVYVLQHRLKALEILQTKLADGEIKVSDVNALWQDCPDDYFLRNTPKQLAWHAQALCQTIERSSDQKEVLLEQTQFHILVSNHFSRGATEIFIHCQDQPNLFNKVVKTLDAKNFLIHNAQIITNRLGVVFDSFIVTEASGVPATKERRQQIMLTLKAVLTGKQAVPKQSSRCDLRLRHFDVPLQIRFLQTERNDQTELELITLDKPGLLASISDIFSQQKLNLVNAQITTNGEKVEDFFILTDQYGQALDRTQIRQLQLKLEMVLGNRYEIS; from the coding sequence ATGAAACAAAAGACATCAATATTTTTAGCTGATCACCCTCTTAGTGTGCAACAAGTAAAGCAAATATTTCAAAACTTAAAGCAAACTGAGTTAGCAGAGTTTCAAACCACAGATATTTATCAATTACTTGCTCGTCGTACCCAATATTATGATCATTTATTAAACCATCTATGGTATCAGTTTAATTTAAATGAAAGTAGTGCAAGCCTAATTGTTGTAGGGGGATATGGACGGCAAGAAATGTTCCCTTTGTCTGATATAGACTTCTTGATTTTATGTGAACAAGAACCTGATCCTAAGTTACAAAAAAAAATAGAAAATTTTGTTCATTTTCTTTGGGATTGTCATTTTGAAATAGGTTGTAGTGTGAGAACTATCGCACAATGTGTAAGTGAAGGAAAAACGGATATCACTATTGCAACTAATCTTTTAGAAGCACGTTTTTTGAATGGAAATTTAACTTTATTTGATACACTAGTACAAACTGTTAGACAAGATGATTTTTGGGATAAGACCGCTTTTGTACAAGCAAAATTAGCCGAAAAAGAGCAACGTTATCAACGTTACCATAATACAGCTTATAATTTAGAACCTGATTTAAAATACAGTCCCGGTGGTTTGCGAGATCTACATCTTTTTTCTTGGATTGCACTACGTTGTTTTAATCTACAAAATTTTGCTCAGTTATTGTCTGCAAAGATTATTTATCCTGAGGAATATCAAGCCTTAGAGCGTTGTCAACGTTTTCTTTTTAGAATACGCTTTGCCTTACATTTATTATTAAAACGTTACGATAACCGTCTATTATTTGATCGACAGTTAGCCATTAGTGAATTATTAGGTTATACAACAGTAACCACAGAACAAAATCGTGCGGTTGAATTGATGATGAAAGAATATTTTCGTCATACCCAAGCCGTTATACAATTAAGTGAAGTCTTGATTTTATATTATCAAGAACATTTTCTTACTCAGCATAATCACGAGATACCACAAAATATTGATCAACATTTTGAATTGATTAATGAGGGGATATCTATCAAGCAGAAAGATCTTTTTGAGAAGAAACCTGAAATTATTTTAGATCTTTTTTCTCATCTTATCACTTTTCCTAATGCTTATATTCATTCCAGTACGTTACGGGCTTTGCGTTTAGCATTATTAAAACAACAGCAATTTTTAGTTGATATTCCGCTTGCACGTGAAAAGTTTATTGCGTTATTTTCCAAACCTAATGTGATCACTCGTGCTATTGTACCAATGCATCGCTACGGTGTATTAGAAGCTTATTTACCACAATGGAAAAATATTGTTGGTTTAATGCAATTTGATCTCTTTCATGAATATAGTGTGGATGAACATACTATTCGCCTTTTATTAAAACTTGAAAAATTTGTTGAAGCAGAAAATGCAGAAATACATCCATTATGCCATCGAGTTTATCCGAGCTTACCAAATAAAAACTTATTGTTATTAGCCGCTTTATTTCATGATATTGCAAAAGGACAAGGTGGTAATCATTCCGAAAATGGAGCAATAGCTGTGTATGATTTTGCGTTGTTACATGGTTTTAGTGAAGGGGAGGCTAAATTGATGGCATGGCTGGTATTAGATCATCTTTTAATGTCAACGATAGCTCAAAGGCGAGATATTCATGACCCGATGGTGGTACAACGCTTTGCCAGTATGGTAAGAACACAACAGCGTTTAGATTATTTAGTTTGTTTAACTGTTGCTGATATTTGTGCGACAAATGCAAAATTATGGAATAGTTGGAAACGGAGTTTAATCACTACTTTATATAAATACACCACACAACAACTAGCTCAAGGAATTAATATTCCTTTAGATAATCGAGTATATGTTTTACAACATCGTTTAAAAGCATTAGAGATACTCCAAACGAAATTAGCTGATGGTGAGATAAAAGTAAGTGATGTGAATGCGTTGTGGCAGGATTGCCCAGATGATTATTTTTTACGTAATACACCAAAACAATTAGCTTGGCATGCACAGGCATTATGCCAAACTATTGAACGTTCTTCCGATCAAAAAGAGGTATTATTAGAACAAACACAATTCCACATTCTAGTTAGTAATCATTTTTCTCGAGGTGCAACTGAAATTTTTATTCATTGTCAGGATCAGCCTAATTTATTTAATAAAGTTGTAAAAACATTAGATGCTAAAAATTTCCTGATTCATAATGCACAAATTATTACTAATCGTTTAGGTGTTGTTTTTGATAGTTTTATCGTAACTGAAGCTAGTGGAGTACCAGCAACGAAAGAAAGAAGACAGCAAATTATGTTGACGCTAAAAGCTGTACTAACGGGGAAACAAGCTGTACCAAAGCAGAGTAGTCGTTGTGATCTCAGATTGCGTCATTTTGATGTACCATTACAAATACGCTTTTTACAAACAGAAAGAAATGATCAAACAGAATTAGAACTCATTACTTTAGATAAACCGGGATTATTGGCTTCAATTAGTGATATTTTTAGCCAACAAAAACTGAATTTGGTTAATGCCCAAATTACGACTAATGGCGAGAAAGTTGAGGATTTTTTTATTTTAACTGATCAATATGGTCAAGCCTTAGATCGCACTCAAATAAGGCAATTACAGTTAAAATTAGAAATGGTATTAGGAAATAGGTATGAGATTAGTTGA
- the map gene encoding type I methionyl aminopeptidase yields the protein MAIPLRTEAELEKLRVACKLAADVLVMIEPYVKAGITTGELDQICHDYIVNQQEAIPACLNYHGFPKSTCISINEVVCHGIPSESKKLKNGDIVNIDVTVIKDGYFGDNSKMYLVGDVPVRSRRLCEVSQQALYLALKTVKPGIRLNEIGKCIQQFVEKQGFSVVREYCGHGIGDQFHCEPQVLHYYADDGGVILQPGMVFTIEPMINAGKKEVRLMGDNWTVKTKDRSHSAQYEHQIVVTESGCEIMTIREEEEKLGEISRFMINC from the coding sequence ATGGCAATTCCTTTAAGAACAGAAGCGGAATTAGAAAAATTAAGAGTTGCATGTAAATTGGCTGCTGATGTGCTGGTGATGATAGAGCCTTATGTAAAAGCAGGGATCACAACAGGTGAGTTAGATCAAATTTGCCACGATTATATTGTCAACCAACAAGAGGCTATTCCAGCTTGCTTAAATTACCATGGATTTCCAAAATCAACTTGTATTTCAATTAATGAGGTGGTTTGTCATGGTATTCCAAGCGAAAGCAAAAAATTAAAAAATGGTGATATTGTTAATATTGATGTAACTGTCATCAAAGATGGGTATTTTGGTGATAATTCAAAAATGTATTTGGTAGGTGATGTACCAGTTCGCAGTCGCCGTTTATGTGAAGTGAGTCAACAAGCATTATATCTTGCATTAAAAACGGTAAAACCGGGAATTCGTCTTAATGAAATTGGTAAATGTATTCAACAATTTGTTGAAAAACAAGGTTTTTCTGTAGTACGTGAATATTGTGGTCATGGAATAGGGGATCAATTCCATTGTGAACCACAAGTGTTACATTATTATGCTGATGATGGTGGTGTGATATTGCAGCCCGGAATGGTCTTTACCATTGAACCAATGATTAATGCTGGTAAAAAAGAAGTGCGTTTAATGGGAGATAATTGGACGGTAAAAACGAAAGATCGTAGCCATTCTGCACAATATGAACATCAAATTGTTGTTACTGAATCGGGATGTGAAATTATGACAATCCGTGAGGAAGAAGAGAAACTCGGCGAGATTAGTCGTTTTATGATTAATTGTTAA
- a CDS encoding amino acid aminotransferase, which produces MFEQIKQAPADPILGLGEAFKADSRPNKVNLGIGVYKDAQGQTPIIKAVKEAEKRLLENETSKNYLTIDGIAEFNIQTQKLLFGENSTIITQKRAKTAQSLGGTGALRIAAEFIKRQVKAKNIWISTPTWPNHNAIFNSVGINICDYRYYNQQNHNLDWEGMLADLSQAEAGDVVLFHGCCHNPTGIDPTPEQWAILAKMSQEKGWLPLFDFAYQGFANGLEQDAIGLRTFAANHQELLIASSYSKNFGLYNERVGAFTLVAADQEIAERAFSQVKTIIRTLYSNPASHGGSAVALVLADQALKTQWQAELDQMRDRIKLMRQKFVEGLKRYGATQNFDFIIQQNGMFSFSGLTPEQVDQLKTDFAIYAVRSGRINVAGITEDNLDYLCQSIVKVL; this is translated from the coding sequence ATGTTTGAACAAATTAAGCAAGCACCAGCAGATCCTATCTTAGGTTTAGGCGAAGCCTTTAAAGCTGATTCTCGTCCCAATAAAGTTAATCTTGGCATTGGTGTTTATAAAGATGCTCAAGGGCAAACTCCCATTATTAAAGCTGTCAAAGAAGCTGAAAAACGTCTGCTTGAGAATGAAACCAGTAAGAATTATTTAACTATTGATGGTATTGCTGAATTTAATATTCAAACACAAAAATTACTTTTTGGTGAAAATAGTACAATTATTACCCAAAAACGTGCAAAAACAGCACAAAGTTTAGGGGGAACAGGGGCATTGCGGATTGCTGCTGAATTTATTAAACGTCAAGTAAAAGCTAAAAATATTTGGATCAGTACCCCAACTTGGCCAAACCATAATGCTATTTTCAATAGTGTTGGTATTAATATTTGCGACTACCGTTATTATAATCAACAAAATCATAACTTAGATTGGGAAGGAATGTTAGCCGATTTATCCCAAGCCGAAGCAGGTGATGTCGTTCTTTTTCATGGCTGCTGCCATAATCCAACTGGTATTGACCCAACACCAGAACAATGGGCAATTTTAGCGAAAATGTCGCAAGAGAAAGGGTGGTTACCGCTATTTGATTTTGCCTACCAAGGTTTTGCCAATGGTTTAGAACAAGATGCAATAGGTTTACGTACTTTTGCTGCAAATCATCAAGAATTATTAATCGCAAGCTCATATTCAAAAAACTTTGGCTTATATAACGAACGAGTTGGTGCTTTCACTTTAGTAGCGGCAGATCAAGAAATTGCTGAACGTGCTTTTAGCCAAGTAAAAACTATTATCCGTACACTGTACTCTAACCCCGCATCTCACGGTGGTAGTGCGGTAGCCTTAGTGTTAGCAGATCAAGCATTAAAAACACAATGGCAAGCAGAATTAGATCAAATGCGAGATCGGATTAAATTAATGCGTCAAAAATTTGTTGAAGGACTAAAACGATATGGTGCAACCCAAAACTTTGATTTTATTATTCAGCAAAATGGCATGTTTTCGTTCAGTGGTCTAACCCCCGAACAAGTTGATCAACTAAAAACAGATTTTGCAATTTATGCTGTTCGTTCTGGTCGCATTAATGTTGCAGGAATTACTGAAGATAACCTTGATTATCTTTGTCAAAGTATCGTAAAAGTATTATAA
- the ttcA gene encoding tRNA 2-thiocytidine(32) synthetase TtcA has protein sequence MNTMTTSSTQALTKKQTYNFNKLQKKLRRDVGNAIADFNMIEEGDRVMVCLSGGKDSYTLLDILLNLKHNAPINFEIIAVNLDQKQPGFPAEVLPTYLTSLGIEFKIVEENTYGIVKEKIPEGKTTCSLCSRLRRGILYRTASELGATKIALGHHRDDMLETLFLNMFYGGKMKSMPPKLVSDDGKQVVIRPLAYCREKDIIKYAEAKQFPIIPCNLCGSQPNLQRQVIKEMLQTWDRQYPGRIETMFSALQNIVPSHLCDPTLFDFKNIKAGQELVGVEGDIAFDKIEYSSSPSHNLDSSALNIEIKQVQ, from the coding sequence ATAAATACTATGACTACTAGCTCAACTCAAGCACTCACCAAAAAACAAACTTATAACTTTAATAAATTACAGAAAAAATTACGCCGTGATGTTGGTAATGCTATTGCCGATTTTAATATGATCGAAGAAGGTGATCGAGTAATGGTTTGCTTATCTGGTGGAAAAGACAGTTACACCCTGTTAGATATTCTCCTTAATCTAAAACATAATGCCCCGATCAATTTTGAGATCATTGCAGTAAACCTAGACCAAAAACAACCCGGTTTTCCTGCCGAGGTCCTACCAACCTACCTTACGTCATTAGGTATTGAATTTAAAATTGTTGAAGAAAATACCTACGGCATCGTGAAAGAAAAAATCCCAGAGGGAAAAACAACTTGTTCGCTTTGTTCACGGTTACGCCGTGGCATTTTATATCGTACAGCAAGCGAATTAGGTGCAACTAAAATCGCTTTAGGACACCACCGTGATGATATGTTAGAAACACTCTTTTTAAATATGTTCTATGGTGGAAAAATGAAGAGTATGCCACCTAAGTTAGTGAGTGATGATGGTAAACAGGTGGTAATCCGTCCTCTCGCTTACTGTCGTGAAAAAGATATTATTAAATATGCTGAAGCAAAACAATTTCCAATTATTCCTTGTAATCTTTGTGGTTCACAACCTAACTTACAACGTCAAGTCATTAAAGAAATGCTACAAACTTGGGATCGCCAATACCCGGGGCGAATTGAAACGATGTTCAGTGCATTACAAAATATCGTGCCTTCACATTTATGCGATCCTACACTGTTTGACTTTAAAAACATTAAAGCAGGGCAAGAATTAGTTGGTGTTGAAGGCGATATTGCGTTTGACAAAATTGAATATTCAAGCTCACCATCACATAACCTCGATAGTTCAGCATTAAATATTGAGATCAAGCAGGTACAATAA
- a CDS encoding MATE family efflux transporter, with translation MQSWQLYKIQIKQLIKLAYPILIAQIVQSLMGVIDVIMAGRVSAKDMAAISIGTSIYFPLILFGQGLLLALPPTISYLNGAGKRAEIAHQVRQGLWIAIPISIPLFLIIYHSHFIIDLMKMDQTLATISADYLKFMAFGIFPYLIAITFRGLNDGIAKTKPAMVIAAISLILNIPLNYVFIYGKFGIPAFGGVGCGIATMLIYWFQASLLILYCYKTPNQKDLKVFQPIIEKPAPQTLLKLSRLGLPIALAICSEVILFTIVSLLLSPLGAEVVASHQIALNTSSSIYIIPLSIGMATTILVGQSLGENNLLKARQFTFSALSLGLLITLITAVLTFFLREKIASIFVDDFDVIAMAASLLLFAALYQVFDTTQVIIGGVLRGYKETKPVLWISVLGYLGFGLPVGYLLALTDLITTPLAAKGFWIGFVLCLILVSILLSIRLYRLQHLPDKEILLRLQKRQ, from the coding sequence ATGCAAAGCTGGCAACTTTACAAAATACAAATAAAACAATTAATTAAATTAGCTTATCCAATTTTAATCGCTCAAATAGTACAAAGTTTAATGGGGGTGATTGATGTCATTATGGCTGGTCGAGTGAGTGCAAAAGATATGGCAGCTATTTCTATTGGTACATCAATCTATTTTCCGCTGATCTTATTTGGGCAAGGCTTATTACTCGCTCTACCACCAACTATTTCTTACTTAAATGGTGCAGGTAAACGTGCTGAAATTGCACATCAAGTAAGACAAGGCTTGTGGATTGCTATCCCCATTAGCATTCCTCTCTTTTTGATTATTTATCATAGCCATTTTATTATTGATCTGATGAAAATGGATCAAACACTCGCCACTATCAGTGCCGACTATTTAAAATTTATGGCATTTGGGATCTTTCCTTATTTAATTGCTATTACTTTTCGAGGATTAAATGATGGCATTGCAAAAACCAAACCCGCAATGGTAATTGCCGCTATAAGCTTAATTCTCAATATTCCACTAAATTATGTTTTTATCTATGGTAAATTTGGTATCCCTGCTTTTGGTGGCGTTGGTTGTGGTATCGCTACTATGCTAATTTACTGGTTTCAAGCTAGCTTATTAATCCTTTATTGCTATAAAACACCGAATCAGAAAGATTTAAAAGTTTTTCAACCCATCATTGAAAAACCTGCACCACAAACCTTGCTTAAACTCTCACGTCTAGGGTTACCTATTGCTTTAGCAATTTGCAGTGAGGTCATTCTCTTTACGATTGTCTCTTTATTATTATCTCCGCTAGGTGCTGAAGTGGTTGCCAGCCACCAAATTGCACTTAATACCAGTTCATCAATCTATATCATTCCATTATCAATCGGAATGGCAACCACTATCCTAGTTGGGCAAAGTTTAGGTGAAAATAACCTCTTAAAAGCTCGACAATTTACCTTCTCTGCCCTTAGTTTAGGATTATTAATTACCCTAATCACTGCAGTATTGACCTTTTTCTTACGAGAAAAAATTGCATCAATTTTTGTTGATGATTTTGATGTGATTGCAATGGCGGCTTCTTTACTACTTTTTGCTGCGTTATACCAAGTTTTTGATACTACACAAGTAATTATCGGTGGAGTATTGCGTGGATATAAAGAAACAAAGCCCGTATTATGGATTTCAGTACTAGGGTATTTAGGCTTTGGTTTACCAGTCGGTTATCTATTAGCATTAACTGATCTGATTACCACACCACTTGCTGCCAAAGGTTTTTGGATCGGATTTGTACTCTGCTTAATTTTAGTATCAATTTTGTTATCTATTCGTCTCTACCGTTTACAACATTTACCTGATAAAGAGATCTTACTTCGTTTACAAAAAAGACAATAA
- the folM gene encoding dihydromonapterin reductase produces the protein MHTTSSTKLTNAIIITGAGKRIGFALAQHLVKSYPIIISYRTFYPEIEQLQQLGITCLQADFSQLDGIMTFIEQIQTRCHNLKAIIHNASDWVAEPKAILSTDIKNNLQTLEALFNQQFQIHTKLPYLLNFQLSPLLQNYATQTGLTADIIHLTDFVADKGSAKHLAYAASKTALENLTRSFASRFAPYIKVNSIAPALIAFNPQDDQAYRQKALTKSLMQKCGGYQEVCLAVDYLLNSQYVTGESLPINGGRGLK, from the coding sequence TTGCATACTACTAGTTCAACAAAATTAACAAATGCTATTATTATCACTGGCGCAGGGAAACGGATCGGCTTTGCATTAGCTCAACATTTAGTAAAAAGCTATCCGATTATTATCTCTTACCGTACTTTTTATCCAGAAATTGAACAATTACAACAACTAGGTATTACTTGCCTTCAAGCTGATTTTAGTCAGCTAGATGGCATCATGACTTTTATTGAACAAATTCAAACTCGCTGTCATAACCTAAAAGCAATCATTCATAACGCTTCAGATTGGGTTGCAGAACCAAAGGCAATATTATCAACCGATATAAAAAATAATTTACAAACTTTAGAGGCTCTATTTAACCAGCAATTTCAAATTCATACCAAACTGCCCTATCTATTGAACTTTCAGTTATCCCCTTTACTGCAAAACTATGCAACACAAACAGGATTAACTGCCGATATTATTCATCTAACTGATTTTGTGGCTGATAAAGGTAGTGCCAAACACCTTGCTTATGCAGCAAGCAAAACGGCTTTAGAAAATTTAACACGCTCTTTTGCTAGTCGTTTTGCACCCTATATTAAAGTCAATAGTATCGCCCCAGCCTTAATTGCTTTTAATCCACAAGATGATCAAGCCTATCGTCAAAAAGCATTAACAAAATCACTGATGCAAAAATGTGGTGGTTATCAAGAGGTATGTTTAGCAGTTGATTATCTACTCAACAGTCAATATGTAACAGGTGAATCTTTACCAATTAACGGCGGGAGAGGGTTAAAATAA
- the metX gene encoding homoserine O-acetyltransferase MetX yields MPKQMTLFVENPLILSLGGQLQQIQVAYQTYGKLNPQRNNAVLLCHALTGDAEPYYADFELKQGKQGWWQQFIGKGRALDPEKYFLICSNVLGGCKGTTGPSSLHPEDQRPYGSRFPQITVRDIVQVQKALLDCLNIPHLHAVVGGSFGGMQATQWAISYPDFVSNVINLCSSLHFSPEAIGFNHVMRQIIVQDPNFNGGDYYHQSPPNKGLATARMLGMLTYRTDKQLAKAFGRAVKQDTALLGDYFQVESYLSYQGQKFLSRFDANSYLQLLRALDLFDPAIGFDNLQQALRQIKARYTLVAVTTDQLFKLNEMQKSRDQLQQAGVELAYYEISSDFGHDAFLVDEERFATKIRFGLGEEV; encoded by the coding sequence ATGCCAAAACAGATGACACTTTTTGTTGAAAATCCGCTTATTTTATCATTAGGTGGTCAATTACAGCAGATTCAGGTAGCGTATCAAACTTATGGAAAATTAAATCCTCAACGCAATAATGCCGTTTTACTTTGCCACGCTTTAACAGGAGATGCGGAACCTTATTATGCTGATTTTGAACTAAAACAAGGTAAGCAAGGTTGGTGGCAGCAGTTTATTGGTAAAGGACGAGCATTAGATCCTGAAAAATATTTTTTGATTTGTAGTAATGTATTGGGGGGGTGTAAAGGTACGACAGGGCCATCTTCCCTACACCCAGAGGATCAACGCCCTTATGGTTCACGCTTCCCGCAAATTACAGTTCGAGATATTGTACAAGTACAGAAAGCATTGCTAGATTGTTTAAATATTCCACATTTACACGCTGTTGTTGGTGGATCTTTTGGTGGTATGCAAGCAACACAATGGGCGATTAGTTATCCTGATTTTGTCAGTAATGTAATTAATCTTTGTTCTTCGTTACATTTTAGTCCTGAAGCGATAGGCTTTAATCATGTAATGCGGCAAATTATTGTACAGGATCCTAATTTTAATGGGGGAGATTATTATCACCAATCACCACCTAATAAAGGCTTAGCAACAGCAAGAATGTTGGGAATGTTGACTTATCGTACTGATAAACAGTTAGCGAAAGCGTTTGGACGAGCAGTAAAACAGGATACTGCTCTGTTGGGTGATTATTTTCAAGTTGAGTCTTATTTAAGTTACCAAGGACAAAAATTTTTAAGCCGTTTTGATGCAAATAGCTATCTTCAACTGTTACGAGCATTAGATCTTTTTGATCCTGCGATTGGATTTGACAATTTACAACAAGCGTTAAGACAAATTAAAGCACGCTATACCTTAGTGGCAGTGACTACCGATCAATTATTTAAATTGAATGAAATGCAAAAAAGTCGAGATCAGTTGCAGCAAGCAGGAGTGGAATTAGCTTATTATGAAATAAGCTCTGATTTTGGACACGATGCTTTTTTGGTTGACGAAGAACGTTTTGCAACCAAAATTCGTTTTGGTTTGGGAGAGGAGGTTTAA
- a CDS encoding DMT family transporter: MTHYPIKGAIAMVSAGVFFAVINTLTPLLSQTSNIASTNVALYQYLIALVFLLPSLLKNTSSLKTHYFLWHLLRVFLSVIGIQCWVSALTHGIPIWQGIALLMTSPLFVIIGSAIFLKEKVDTKRWLATAFGFTGAMLILEPWSDKFQWLSLLPVLAAFFWAAYSVMVKKLSANDSPTTMVAYLFILITPFNFIIGFKDLAFPTSIELGYLLLLGFLTALAQLAIAKAYSYADASYLQTFDFFKLPLNVFAGWLVFEWVPPGRLWLGAAIIIAATIYITREESRDKFVEQKN, from the coding sequence ATGACTCACTATCCAATTAAAGGTGCTATCGCAATGGTTTCAGCTGGGGTATTTTTTGCTGTCATCAATACCCTCACCCCTTTGCTTAGTCAAACATCTAATATCGCCTCAACCAATGTTGCCCTCTATCAATATCTAATCGCTTTGGTTTTTCTCTTACCTAGTTTGCTTAAAAATACCAGTAGTTTAAAGACACACTATTTTCTCTGGCATTTATTAAGGGTTTTTCTATCTGTTATCGGTATTCAATGTTGGGTAAGTGCCCTAACACACGGTATTCCGATTTGGCAAGGCATTGCTCTTTTAATGACTTCACCATTATTTGTTATCATCGGTTCAGCTATCTTCCTAAAAGAAAAAGTGGATACAAAACGCTGGCTAGCAACCGCTTTTGGTTTTACTGGTGCAATGCTTATCTTAGAACCTTGGTCTGATAAATTTCAATGGCTCAGCCTATTACCCGTATTAGCAGCCTTTTTCTGGGCGGCTTATTCGGTGATGGTAAAAAAACTTTCAGCTAATGACTCTCCTACGACTATGGTTGCCTATCTCTTTATCTTAATCACACCGTTTAATTTTATTATCGGTTTTAAAGATCTCGCTTTTCCAACTTCAATCGAATTAGGTTATTTACTTTTACTAGGTTTCTTAACTGCTTTAGCACAATTAGCGATTGCAAAAGCATATAGCTATGCAGATGCTTCCTATTTGCAAACATTTGATTTTTTTAAATTACCTTTAAATGTTTTTGCTGGCTGGTTGGTCTTTGAATGGGTACCACCGGGTCGTCTCTGGTTAGGGGCTGCAATTATTATTGCCGCAACAATCTACATTACTCGAGAAGAAAGTCGTGATAAATTTGTGGAACAGAAAAACTAA
- a CDS encoding SanA/YdcF family protein, producing the protein MVNQQFKPPVNTTGENNVRYYSFLQALKFTLKIILLILGLSVVIAILINFYISWSTREQIYIQLENTPYRPYAIVLGTAKYSINNGINPFYHHRLLSAYQLFTQKKVDHLLLSGDNRTIRYNEPKSMYQDLQKMGIPFSAMTLDFAGFRTLDSVIRAKKIFQAEPFTLISQKFHCERALFIANYHHINAICFATPTPVGYQQVQIREFFARIRAVWDVLTNKEPYYLGKPEPLPTPQVLNKDE; encoded by the coding sequence ATGGTAAATCAACAATTTAAACCCCCAGTTAATACAACTGGGGAAAATAACGTGCGATATTATTCTTTTCTTCAAGCTTTAAAATTTACGCTAAAAATCATCTTACTTATTCTAGGGCTGAGTGTTGTTATCGCCATTCTCATCAATTTCTATATTAGTTGGTCAACCCGAGAACAAATCTATATTCAACTCGAAAATACACCATATCGTCCCTATGCTATTGTCCTCGGAACAGCAAAATATAGTATTAATAATGGAATTAATCCGTTTTATCACCATCGGCTACTTTCTGCCTATCAACTCTTTACTCAGAAAAAAGTCGATCATCTACTTTTAAGCGGTGATAATCGTACCATTCGATATAATGAACCCAAAAGTATGTATCAAGATCTACAAAAAATGGGAATTCCCTTCTCTGCAATGACATTAGATTTTGCTGGATTTAGAACCTTAGATTCTGTTATTCGTGCTAAAAAAATCTTTCAAGCCGAACCTTTTACGCTGATTAGCCAAAAATTCCACTGCGAGCGAGCTTTATTTATTGCAAATTATCATCATATCAATGCGATCTGTTTCGCTACACCAACACCAGTAGGCTATCAACAGGTGCAGATACGGGAATTTTTTGCTAGAATACGAGCTGTTTGGGATGTTTTAACCAATAAAGAACCTTATTATCTCGGTAAGCCAGAACCTTTACCAACACCACAAGTTCTCAATAAAGACGAGTAA